The genomic window TGATTATACATGGTCACAACAATAGCTCATAAAATTTTGAGTGATCAAGATCAATTGTCAAGGTAGCTCAACACGTTGAAATTACATATTCGataataactttggaacaaattaatGTACGGAACTCAAATTTgtgtaataaaaatgttttatttagaagaaaaaaagtcgCAGGTAAAACAATAAAGGTCCAAGTCATACGAAAGATCAAAACTCATATTCgactatcatttttaaataaattgagatacacAGCTGGAATCATCTGCAGACCAAAGAATTTGTGCTGACTCAGCATGCATACACCCTCCATTAACAAAGGAATGTAAACATCATCTCGTCagcaaaatgttattattatgataatctttgaaatgaaatacatattgttgaaaaacaatGATAGACTTCTTTCCAGTCTGTATCACATCatgcatacatatgtattactagtgattccatttttttatgagtgCTATGATAACGCAAGAGTGAGATATATTATGAgatattagtatgattttgaAGGGAAGAAATAAATTACTCCTGTAAAGAGAAGAACCTTGATCCTTTAAAATAGTATTGGtgcatgaaaaatattatgattaaactcatacatatataatttattatgtatttttaaatcaatttaaacaaaagagAGGGGAGAATTCTTCTTTAAGAGGGAAATGTTAATACCCCAcaacttattaataatttacaaaaacgaTGAAGACCATACTTAtcaactgttttttcttttttaattggtagacttttttttctttacacaaatccAACCTTTACATAAAATGCAAGTTAAACtataaatgcaatatatataattatcattcaattaAACATGTTCAAAATTACCCATTTTTGACTTTGacaaagagaagaaaatttttttcatcaatgaaaaataactaCAAGTGGAGGTTTACGCTCTATTGAGTGcacattctagtttaaaatgtaatattttattttttaatgacctttCTGTTTCacttttattacaatttgttgTCATTTAGTTTAATGacgtttttcattttcattagataaataatattttaatctatttttaaaaagataatttgatttttttcataaaaaatcttcatttgaatTTGTCCGTCTAAAATGTTCCATGGTCGGGGGGGCAAATCCCCTCAATTTGTAAAAGCAGCCCTCGCTTAATCCTATTTTTAACCCTACTTTGAGTATTATTGTATTGGAAATATTACAGTATTGGAAATTATTCATTCCTGAATAACAAACTTATAAAAGGATCAACAAAAAGagtgtatacaaaataataatgatgtgaGCATTTCCACTAGAAATAAGTGACTGATAAAATGTTCACTATTTACTTTTAGCTATTTGCACTTGATTAAGTAGACTTATCTTGTCTAATTTTATATGAGGACACACTGATAAGGGAAATCAAATACAACCACAATACttatcatttatatatcatttttccaTAGAGTGATATAAAAACACTTTGAAGACGGAAATAGTGTGAAGTTGAATAGTTATATTAAACTAAGAAACATCCTCTcaatattaatagtaatttgTACAGTTTTTGAACATGACCAAATTTTTTGCCATTTATGCCATTGGGCTAGTGCTGGTCTTTCACAACCTTTCACAAGGTAATTTTTGTCTTTCACTGAGATAACTATTTTGGTGTTTTTGTTTATTGCAGTTGATGGAATTAAATGTAAAACTTGTACAAAGGCGAGCAAGTTGGAAGATTGTAATGAAGAACGTACGTGTCCGGCAAACATTGCATCCTGCCTGAAATTTACACACTTTCTCGgtaagattaaataaaataaggggAAAGAGGGCCAGTACCAGGGGAGAGGGTATGGGGCTGACATCCAATGAGATGTCTTTTAGAAGTTTTGGATTATTGCTCAGAAAggcttttaaatcaaattgaaatatgagAACCTCTTTAAACAATAAGACATATCAATTTTTccatacaaaatactttttagaaatagatgaaaatattactataaaaaaccGTCATCAACAGTCTACATATGTGGTTAGAAGTAATTACACTAAACTTAAAGGCtccataatttttatactttttatacttgagtagaaaatatatttttttgtaaagaccCCTTCTGGAcactttttattctataaaaccACCATTAACTTTAACAAAAGAGTCCATGCAACGAAGAAAGGTGGAGAATGCGCAAGGTTACCTTTTTTTTAGCTCATTTTATAGCCTTGTGCCATCAATCTCGGATCATGCTTCATGCTCCTGCCACCTTGCAACCGTTTTTCAACGTTGTACACCGTCTTTCTGGCGTACTTTGTTGGATACATAATATTCTTCACGGCATTTACGGTCTTGTACAAATTGAGGATCGGTTTGCTTGCTAATCCTGGACCTTCATTTGGAagaccaaaaattatttaataaatcctGTGTATAAATTCTCTggcttaaaagaaaatataacagtCAGTTGAAAATAGGCGGCGAaaagaattttacaaataagtaaaaCAAAAGTAGAGTAAATACTTTGGACACCTCTGTtgaaaaagaaactaaataatattttaattaaaataaagatttcttattatttcaaagttgtaaaaaatgagatatcagacgtaaagttgagaaaatacatttaaactcCTCCCAAAGAAAAGTCCTCTGGCTCTGGTCTGGGAAAAGGGTATTAGGAATTACACGagtactttaaatatttcaCTTTATGTTTCTAgatggaaaaatgaaaattgataaaagttGCGGCATAGTAGAATTTGAAGAAGGTGACTACTGTATGGAATCCAAGATAACGGCTGGGAGTCAGAAAGGATCTAACACCGTTTGTATGTGCACAGGAGAGAATTGCAATTCAAGTTTCTCAATTGTCAAAACAGATCAACGTTTTCTACTAAGTTTCATGATTGGTCTCCTCTTTTTAtcatttggatttttcaaaacttaggtttttttaatctttccaTATTAGATTTTCCAAGCTCTTCTATATCTCTTTTAAAGTTTGATGAAATTTGGAGTACatgttattttcaataaaaataattataaatctttaaaatatagtttgtaaatTGAGGTGCTGTTTGTTTGCATTTTTGTCAAAGcaaataatcatataactagtacaaaaattcaatttattatctTGCTTCCTTATGACTCGTTTTCAAGTTAATACTTTGTTTTGACTAATGAGGAAATTGGGTCTATTGATTATTGAAAAGTGATTTAAATTCCGCCAAATATTTCAGCGAGTTAGATtcgtttttttactttataataactTGTTCtcttaaaaactaattattgatgttaaaatgcataaaaaaatgttatacctTGTGTCTCTCTTTGAACAAATTTGCAACAATCTTATGCCCCCTCCCCGCCCcccaaaaacccaaaaaaaccaACCAAACAAACATGGGAAATATAGTGATATTTTAGAGTGTAAACTCTGTCATATTCATCTTTCTGTCCGGAGAATCTTGAGATAATGTACTATCTCAGTTAGGGTCTTCTGGTATTCCAGTATTTCCACCACAAAATTTATCTTGCCTTCCATATTGTCGTCTTTGAAGATActgctaatatatataaataaaaacagttgCAAATGAGTATTAGAATATAACACAACCTCacttttcttaaaattcatATCACAAAACTGTGACTacgacaatttttttaagtgtcaGTTTAAATAGGATAGATAGGGTATacgttttatttatatcaactaAATGTTCATCTCATAACTACCAACTATCCCCagaatttatatttcaactttGAAGTCAATATTGAGCATCATATCTTTCTTTCTATGAAGTATGTGGACTTGAATGAACATTTGATGAATCAGTTGAGAGAGAAGGAGCTTGTATAGATCAATGTGGTCCAGATGCTTAAAGGTAACTTTTATGGTGAGTAAgtgattttattgatatattaagtAATGAGTAAGTAATTCAATCATTTTCTAGAGGGAAAGTATCAAGAAAATTTGGAAGATGTGTGGATCAAAGTATGCAAATGCAAACGATCTCtgatattataaagaataatatgaTGCCCCTTTTAAGGGTATCTACATTTTATGCATATGCAAAGGGAATCTATGCAATGatggcgaaaaaaaaaaattgtccttttttGGTTCACGGCATTGCGTTGTTGTCACTTATCGACCTCGTCATTGAGTTCAAATGATTAGTTGATTGTCTCAGTTTATTGAATACCAAGTTTAAATGTAATGCTCACCTTTaagaaattacttattaattaaatctatatgATGGTCGATAACCTAATTACttatattcaaaatccattcattAAAACTCTTCTAAGAAATAACTGTGATTCTATTCTAAAATAAGATAGCATAAGtaggtaatttttatatataatatgaaattacatcgatttttttttagaaagacagactataattaataacaaaaagacTTCAAATTAATGTCTTCAATAGCATGCAAATTAGAACTTCCTATTTTTTTAGCTCTAGGGTGTCctttttatcattcattttgttttttatttagttttcttCCTATGTCTATTGAAAATACAGTGTGCAGCAACATCATTTACTTTATCCAAAGGACAATAAagcaagttttataaatcaaaaaagttgtatatttgtttcataataGTAGTAgccatttaaataaatttaaatttaaaatataatttcttacagtttttaaaattatctaaaataagtGAGTACCCTACTgttgaattgataaaattttaataccaaAGGATctaaaggatatttattttatataaaaatatacaaaattttaaccacatcatattttctttgataattgcagataattagttcaaaaaataactagCTTATGGTGGTTCTAACAATGTCTTAACAATGTTGGGTTTTCTTGAATTTATCTGATTCCATTGACAaatttggacaaactgcaccattataaaatttttacagGATGCTGTATCTGATGGCATCAGTTTAGTTTTTCTTGTTCAAccaattttgcaaattttgaataatggaaatgaatttttaaaagaaaacccgttttttaaatattttaaatcagagCAATAAATTGATTGTCATAAATCCCACTATTAAAACTCAAGCGAGcaattataatagttatatttcataatatgttATGTTAAACCATTGTTGGGCAAAACATATTTTCGAGTAACTGTATTGTCAAGAGAACTATAAAATCTACTCTTTACAATGAAATTACCCCAAAGCCTCTATCACTTCAACAGCTTCATTGCCACgcataataataaagtaaagttaagTCGTTGCACCTTGTATTATTTAGTTTTCTTAATATAATGTATCCAAAAATTGgattgtttaaaaacaaaataataggaCTGCCTAATTTcaacttgacaaaaaaatatttctcataagagttattttatttaagacaatatttataacttgacaaaatagttatacaatggttttagtattaattggacaaataaattaaagattagAACATTAAAgatattcagaaaaatttagATTACCCATTGATGTGCTcttcgttattttattttatttatcttaatgatTGCTTCACCTTTGATTCAGATATGCAAatgctatttcattatttttatttttgtcagcCGTGTAGAGTTTTGAAAATCCTTCcaataatcattttacattgaactttatatttattattttcaagataTGTGCCATATTAAGATCTCAGTTTGTTATGTTTCTTGCatgatcatttaatttttattgcaaaatatttacatattcttaATACTATGTATGTctttgttgtataaaatatatccatctaCCTCCtaattgcttaatttttttccatttcgaGGATATCTAATCCACAGGACTTCGATTTAATGTTCTGTTGCAGTAATTCTTTGTAcctcactcggtggatctcatttcctttaatggaaggatcctTTATTGTGCATATCTCACTTCACATCAAGGTCTGAGACCTCGTCAATCACTGTCTCATtgctcaagaatacataaattcctccattcagaactaaggagttccataaaaatatagaataatctAATAGAACAACAAGTAAGAAACATAGAGAGTCCTTTTCCTATGTACACAGCTCATTCATTGAAACTCTTTAGTCCAAATCCAAATGAAGTCGTCAATAATTTTCTTAAGCTAACCTTCTGATATCctttatgaaaaatgtattcgTACATTCTGGTGTCAAGAAACTAAAAATTCCAATACCTATCTGCACCAATCACTACCTGTTAAGGAATTCGATTAAAATCAGTGAATTATTATGGTAAACAActcaaaaaagtaaaggaattcATTAACTCAGGCACAAAGAATCACTGCAACAGAACATTAAATcaaagagaggatcagaagtcCTTTG from Lepeophtheirus salmonis chromosome 1, UVic_Lsal_1.4, whole genome shotgun sequence includes these protein-coding regions:
- the LOC121120208 gene encoding uncharacterized protein codes for the protein MTKFFAIYAIGLVLVFHNLSQVDGIKCKTCTKASKLEDCNEERTCPANIASCLKFTHFLDGKMKIDKSCGIVEFEEGDYCMESKITAGSQKGSNTVCMCTGENCNSSFSIVKTDQRFLLSFMIGLLFLSFGFFKT